Genomic segment of Acidimicrobiales bacterium:
CGCCTGGTGGGCGGCCCGGCAGCCGGACGTGCCGGCGATCGTCGCCCCGACCGGCGACCGCACGTTCGCCGCGCTGAACCGGCGGGCGAACCAGCTGGTCCGGGCGCTGCGACGGCTGGGGCTGCGGGCGGGCGACGGGGTGGCGCTGCTGTGCACCAACCGGGCCGAGTTCGCCGAGGTGGGCGCCGCCTGCCAGCGGGCCGGCTGGCGCCTGACCACCGTCAACTGGCACCTCACCGAGGACGAGGCCGGCTACATCGTCGACGACTGCGAGGCGAAGGCCCTGGTGGCCGACGCGCCCCTGGCGTCGATCGCGGCGGGCGCGCTCCGTCGGGCGCCCGGCTGCGGCGTGGCGCTGGCGGTGGGCGGGGACATCGAGGGCTTCCGGTCCTACGACGCCGAGCTGGCGGGGGAGTCGGCCGACGACATCGACGACCCGGTGCTGGGCGGCTCGATGCTCTACACGTCGGGGACGACCGGTCGGCCGAAGGGCGTCTACCGGCCGGAGACGCCGCCGGCCCCGCCGATCAACCTGTTCGGCTACCGCGACGGCGTC
This window contains:
- a CDS encoding AMP-binding protein; its protein translation is MTGTDVEGDERLDAAGRGMLLAWWAARQPDVPAIVAPTGDRTFAALNRRANQLVRALRRLGLRAGDGVALLCTNRAEFAEVGAACQRAGWRLTTVNWHLTEDEAGYIVDDCEAKALVADAPLASIAAGALRRAPGCGVALAVGGDIEGFRSYDAELAGESADDIDDPVLGGSMLYTSGTTGRPKGVYRPETPPAPPINLFGYRDGVQDRHLCTGPLYHAAPLAFSLTVPLTFGVGVVLMERWDAEAALALVAEHGITHTHMVPTMFHRLLSLPEATRGRYDRSSLRSVIHGAAPCPVVVKQRIIDWLGPVVWEYYAATEGTGCFVDSA